The following are encoded in a window of Lacinutrix sp. WUR7 genomic DNA:
- a CDS encoding pyridoxal-phosphate dependent enzyme has protein sequence MQHKEAILASYQRISPYIHKTLVFTSEGINAICGAELFFKCENFQKMGAFKMRGATNAILQLTEAQRSKGVVTHSSGNFAQALSLAAKSLGVPAYIVMPENAPQVKKDAVISYHGQITICEATIEARESTFAKIAKETGAAFVHPSNDIDVIHGNATACLELLEEHPHLEMVIAPVGGGGLLAGTALATHYFGKNCIAIGGEPTAVNDAYRSLKSGKIETNSSTNTIADGLRTNLGNINFPILQKHVDQIICVEEQDILEAMQLIYQRLKIVVEPSSAVALAVVLKNKKSFENKSVGIVLSGGNVDLQKLPF, from the coding sequence ATGCAACACAAAGAAGCTATTTTAGCCAGTTACCAACGTATTTCCCCATATATACATAAAACTCTAGTGTTTACTTCGGAAGGGATTAATGCTATTTGTGGTGCTGAATTATTTTTCAAATGTGAAAACTTTCAGAAAATGGGCGCTTTTAAAATGCGTGGTGCAACCAATGCTATTCTGCAGTTAACCGAAGCACAAAGAAGTAAAGGTGTGGTAACTCATTCTTCTGGAAACTTTGCCCAAGCATTATCTTTAGCAGCAAAAAGTTTAGGTGTTCCTGCATATATTGTGATGCCTGAAAATGCGCCTCAAGTAAAAAAAGATGCGGTTATAAGTTATCACGGACAAATTACAATATGTGAAGCTACTATAGAAGCACGAGAAAGTACTTTTGCTAAAATCGCTAAAGAAACAGGAGCTGCTTTTGTGCATCCTTCTAATGATATAGACGTGATTCATGGAAATGCGACTGCATGTTTAGAATTATTAGAAGAACATCCTCATTTAGAAATGGTAATTGCGCCAGTTGGTGGAGGAGGATTACTGGCAGGAACTGCTTTAGCCACACATTATTTTGGAAAGAATTGCATTGCAATTGGAGGAGAACCTACTGCTGTCAATGATGCGTATCGCTCTTTAAAAAGTGGAAAAATAGAAACCAATAGTAGCACAAATACGATTGCAGATGGTTTAAGAACAAATTTAGGAAATATAAATTTTCCAATTTTACAGAAACATGTAGATCAGATTATTTGTGTGGAAGAACAGGATATTTTGGAAGCCATGCAGCTCATTTATCAACGACTAAAAATAGTGGTAGAACCTTCTAGTGCTGTGGCTTTAGCAGTGGTTTTAAAGAATAAAAAAAGCTTTGAAAATAAATCGGTTGGGATAGTACTTTCTGGAGGAAATGTAGATTTGCAAAAACTACCTTTTTAA
- a CDS encoding DEAD/DEAH box helicase, with translation MGNAITTTEQEENKAGKDLYSYQRGAINKIFKAFEDAPEDYHLLYQLPTGGGKTVIFSEIVRQYLKHHKKKVLVMTHRIELCKQTSSMLTGFGVENKIVSSKANLDDQEQYGCFVAMVETLNNRLQEGKLDISDIGLVIIDEAHYNSFTKLFKFFEKSFILGVTATPLSSNIKLPMNDNYNELIVGETIEHLIQNEFLAQAEVYSYNVGLTSLIVGANGDYTVKSSEDLYTNTDMLSKLIQAYEERCKGKKTLIFNNGINTSLHVYDTFKRAGYPVAHLDNTNTKKERKAILKWFHETPDAVLTSVSILTTGFDEPTVEAIILNRATKSLTLYYQMIGRGSRILKNKSTFQVIDLGNNLHRFGPWGADLDWQRIFRTPNFYLDGLVNDEELEEAFRYEMPEELRAEFANSKDVYFDIKKTYIASVTNGESSKVVLERSIIHHAKICIENSEDVYDALGLAKMLGDDIDYRIGRYTKCISKSTYNFVDWLKNDYRLKLRAYLRDNFDTVFEEIHGRKPE, from the coding sequence ATGGGGAACGCTATTACAACTACAGAACAAGAAGAAAATAAAGCTGGAAAAGATCTTTACAGCTACCAAAGAGGTGCAATTAACAAAATCTTTAAAGCATTCGAGGATGCTCCAGAAGACTATCATTTGTTATATCAATTGCCTACTGGTGGAGGGAAAACGGTTATTTTTTCAGAAATTGTTAGACAATATTTAAAACATCACAAGAAGAAAGTTTTAGTGATGACGCACAGAATAGAATTGTGTAAGCAAACTTCAAGCATGCTTACTGGTTTTGGTGTAGAAAATAAAATTGTAAGTAGCAAAGCGAATCTAGACGATCAAGAACAATACGGTTGCTTTGTGGCAATGGTAGAAACGCTAAATAATAGATTACAAGAAGGGAAACTGGATATTTCAGATATCGGATTAGTAATTATTGATGAAGCACACTACAACTCTTTTACGAAGCTTTTTAAGTTTTTTGAAAAGTCCTTTATCTTAGGAGTTACTGCAACACCTTTAAGTTCGAATATTAAGCTTCCAATGAACGATAACTATAATGAGCTTATCGTTGGGGAAACTATTGAACACCTAATTCAAAATGAATTTTTAGCACAAGCGGAAGTATATTCCTATAATGTAGGATTAACATCCTTGATTGTTGGTGCTAATGGAGATTATACGGTAAAATCTTCGGAAGATTTATATACCAATACAGACATGCTTTCTAAGCTTATTCAAGCCTATGAAGAAAGATGTAAAGGAAAGAAAACACTAATCTTTAATAATGGTATTAATACATCGTTACACGTGTATGACACCTTTAAAAGAGCAGGTTACCCAGTTGCTCACTTAGATAATACCAATACTAAAAAAGAACGTAAAGCCATTTTAAAGTGGTTTCATGAAACGCCAGATGCGGTATTAACTTCTGTTAGTATCTTAACTACTGGTTTTGATGAACCAACGGTAGAAGCTATTATTTTAAATAGAGCGACAAAATCGTTAACACTATACTACCAAATGATTGGTAGAGGGTCTCGTATTTTAAAGAATAAATCTACTTTTCAAGTCATTGATTTAGGGAATAATTTACACCGTTTCGGACCTTGGGGAGCAGATTTAGATTGGCAACGTATATTTAGAACACCTAATTTCTATTTAGATGGTCTTGTAAATGATGAGGAGTTAGAAGAAGCTTTCAGATATGAAATGCCAGAAGAGCTTCGTGCAGAATTCGCTAATTCTAAAGATGTGTATTTCGATATCAAGAAAACATATATCGCATCTGTGACTAATGGAGAATCTTCTAAAGTAGTATTAGAACGTTCTATTATTCATCATGCTAAAATTTGTATTGAAAACTCCGAAGATGTTTATGACGCATTAGGTCTTGCAAAAATGTTAGGTGATGATATCGATTACAGAATTGGTAGATATACCAAGTGTATTAGTAAGAGTACCTACAACTTTGTAGATTGGTTAAAGAACGATTACAGATTAAAGCTTCGTGCATATTTACGTGATAATTTTGATACTGTTTTTGAAGAAATTCACGGGAGAAAACCAGAATAA
- a CDS encoding cold-shock protein produces the protein MAKSQQTFNKSEKEKKRLKKREDKRKKMEARKADRDENGSEGIQFAYVDHNGNLTDTPPDPALKVKVKAANIEVSIPKTLEGDKEAFDPVRSGNVSFFDTSKGFGFIIDSENNEKYFCHVSGLIDQITEGNRVSFELEKGQRGMNAVKVKILK, from the coding sequence ATGGCAAAATCACAACAAACATTTAACAAAAGCGAGAAGGAAAAGAAACGTTTAAAGAAACGTGAAGATAAGCGTAAGAAGATGGAAGCTCGTAAGGCGGACAGAGACGAAAATGGATCAGAAGGAATTCAGTTCGCATACGTAGATCATAACGGAAATTTAACAGATACTCCTCCAGACCCTGCTTTAAAAGTTAAAGTAAAAGCTGCCAATATAGAAGTAAGTATTCCTAAAACTTTAGAAGGAGATAAAGAAGCATTTGATCCAGTTAGATCTGGTAATGTATCCTTTTTTGATACCTCTAAAGGTTTCGGGTTTATTATTGATTCTGAAAACAACGAAAAATACTTTTGCCATGTTAGTGGTTTAATAGACCAAATAACAGAAGGTAATAGAGTTTCTTTTGAACTTGAAAAAGGACAACGTGGTATGAATGCAGTGAAAGTAAAAATACTTAAGTAA
- a CDS encoding type IA DNA topoisomerase, with translation MKVCIAEKPSVAREIAAVLGANTKRDGYYEGNGYAVTYTFGHLCTLKEPNDYKPYWKSWDLNNLPMLPERFETKVSKDAGIKKQFKIVKSLFDKADVVINCGDAGQEGELIQRWVLNQAGYKGKVERLWISSLTTEAIKEGFNNLKPSEDYDNLYYAGFSRAIGDWLLGMNATRLYTVKHGGYKQVLSVGRVQTPTLAMLVNRFKEIENFKPQPYWELQTMYRDTLFSYEEGRFLKVEDGEKLASIVKEHDFEIVSTTKKAGNEYAPKLFDLTGLQVYCNTKFGFSADETLKIVQKLYEQKVVTYPRVDTTFLPNDVYPKVPGILKHLTKYAALTEPLHGKKLKKTKKVFDDSKVTDHHAIIPTGQQMNLQYNQQQVYDIIVRRFIAVFYPDCKVSNTTVIGKAEKVKFKTTGKEILEKGWRIVFETPNASSKETGMLPTFVKGEKGPHEPSFLEKQTKPPNQYTEASLLRAMETAGKQVDDDELREIMKENGIGRPSTRANIIETLFRRKYIKRNKKQVIPTITGIQLIDTIQNEMLKSAELTGKWEKQLKDIEKGTYSAGSFIKQMKQMVDRLVYEVRSETKKANISSVNNKPAGAVAKKKMVKKASGLTSEKCPKCKTGSIIKGKSAYGCSEFKKTCDFVIPFKFEGKTISEKQYVRLFQKGSTVNLKGFKTDSGTVEGLVRFNENFHLVLEPKKTAKAAIPDTLTCPKCKQGTVIKGKSAYGCSAYKSGCDFVFTFDELRKKAGNEKLTKELVFKILSNN, from the coding sequence ATGAAAGTCTGTATTGCCGAAAAACCTAGTGTTGCTAGAGAAATTGCTGCTGTTTTAGGAGCAAACACGAAGCGTGATGGTTACTATGAAGGTAATGGCTATGCAGTAACATATACTTTCGGACACCTTTGCACATTAAAAGAACCTAACGATTACAAACCGTATTGGAAAAGTTGGGATTTAAACAATCTTCCCATGCTTCCAGAGCGTTTTGAAACAAAGGTTTCTAAAGATGCTGGTATAAAAAAGCAGTTTAAAATTGTAAAGAGTTTATTTGATAAAGCAGATGTGGTTATAAACTGTGGGGATGCAGGACAAGAAGGAGAACTTATACAACGTTGGGTTTTAAACCAAGCGGGTTATAAAGGAAAAGTAGAAAGACTATGGATTTCCTCTTTAACTACCGAAGCAATAAAAGAAGGTTTTAATAACCTGAAGCCATCTGAAGATTACGATAATTTATACTACGCCGGATTTTCTCGTGCTATTGGCGATTGGCTTTTAGGTATGAATGCAACCCGTTTGTACACTGTAAAACATGGTGGTTACAAGCAAGTACTATCTGTTGGAAGAGTGCAAACACCCACGCTTGCTATGTTGGTGAATCGTTTTAAAGAAATTGAAAACTTTAAACCACAACCCTACTGGGAATTGCAAACCATGTATCGCGATACGTTGTTTAGTTATGAAGAAGGTCGTTTTCTTAAAGTGGAAGACGGAGAAAAATTAGCGTCGATTGTTAAGGAACATGATTTTGAAATTGTTTCTACGACTAAAAAAGCGGGGAATGAATATGCACCAAAACTATTCGATTTAACGGGTTTACAGGTATATTGTAATACGAAATTCGGATTTAGTGCAGACGAGACTTTAAAGATTGTTCAGAAACTATACGAACAAAAAGTAGTAACCTATCCTAGAGTTGATACTACCTTTTTACCAAATGATGTGTACCCAAAAGTACCAGGGATATTAAAACATTTAACAAAATATGCTGCTTTAACAGAACCGCTTCATGGTAAAAAATTAAAGAAAACGAAAAAGGTTTTTGACGATAGTAAAGTTACCGATCACCACGCTATTATTCCAACGGGACAGCAAATGAACTTGCAATACAATCAGCAACAAGTGTATGACATTATTGTCCGTCGTTTTATTGCTGTGTTTTATCCCGATTGTAAAGTATCCAATACCACAGTAATTGGTAAAGCGGAAAAAGTAAAATTTAAAACCACAGGAAAAGAAATTCTAGAAAAAGGATGGCGAATTGTTTTTGAAACGCCTAATGCTTCTTCTAAAGAAACAGGAATGCTGCCTACTTTTGTGAAAGGGGAAAAAGGACCGCATGAGCCTTCTTTTTTAGAAAAACAAACCAAACCACCAAATCAATATACGGAAGCTTCCCTCCTACGTGCTATGGAAACCGCAGGAAAACAAGTAGATGACGATGAGCTACGTGAGATTATGAAAGAGAATGGTATTGGTCGTCCTTCTACACGTGCAAATATTATTGAAACGCTATTTAGAAGGAAATATATAAAACGAAATAAAAAACAAGTGATTCCTACAATAACTGGGATTCAGCTGATTGATACCATTCAAAATGAAATGCTGAAATCTGCCGAGCTTACCGGAAAATGGGAAAAACAGTTAAAAGATATTGAAAAAGGAACCTATAGTGCTGGGAGTTTTATCAAACAGATGAAGCAAATGGTAGATCGTTTGGTGTACGAAGTTCGAAGTGAAACAAAGAAAGCCAATATATCTTCGGTGAATAATAAACCTGCAGGCGCTGTAGCGAAGAAAAAAATGGTAAAAAAGGCCTCTGGATTAACTTCTGAGAAATGTCCGAAATGTAAAACCGGGAGCATTATTAAAGGGAAATCGGCGTATGGCTGTTCCGAATTTAAGAAGACTTGCGATTTTGTAATCCCGTTTAAGTTTGAAGGTAAAACGATTTCCGAAAAACAATATGTTCGGTTATTTCAAAAAGGATCTACAGTAAATTTAAAAGGTTTTAAAACCGATAGCGGAACCGTGGAAGGTTTAGTACGTTTTAATGAAAATTTCCATTTGGTATTAGAACCAAAAAAGACTGCTAAAGCTGCAATTCCAGATACACTTACTTGTCCGAAATGTAAACAAGGAACCGTCATAAAAGGAAAATCTGCCTATGGTTGTTCTGCTTATAAATCTGGTTGTGATTTTGTATTTACGTTTGATGAATTGCGAAAGAAAGCAGGTAATGAAAAACTCACTAAAGAATTGGTTTTTAAAATACTAAGCAATAACTAG